One segment of Macaca fascicularis isolate 582-1 chromosome 2, T2T-MFA8v1.1 DNA contains the following:
- the PXK gene encoding PX domain-containing protein kinase-like protein isoform X12, with the protein MDREFIAERQKGLQNYLNVITTNHILSNCELVKKFLDPNNYSANYTEIALQQVSMFFRSEPKWEVVEPLKDIGWRIRKKYFLMKIKNQPKERLVLSWADLGPDKYLSDKDFQCLIKLLPSCLHPYIYRVTFATANESSALLIRMFNEKGTLKDLIYKAKPKDPFLKKYCNPKKIQGLELQQIKTYGRQILEVLKFLHDKGFPYGHLHASNVMLDGDTCRLLDLENSLLGLPAFYRSYFSQFRKINTLESVDVHCFGHLLYEMTYGRPPDSVPVDSFPPAPSMAVVAVLESTLSCEACKNGMPTVSRLLQMPLFSDVLLTTSEKPQFKIPTKLKEALRIAKECIEKRLIEEQKQIHQHRRLTRAQSHHGSEEERKKRKILARKKSKRSALENSEEHSAKYNNSNNSAGSGASSPLTSPSSPTPPSTSEHAPF; encoded by the exons ATGGATCGTGAATTCATAGCTGAGAGGCAGAAAGGTCTTCAGAACTATCTCAACGTGATCACCACAAATCATATCTTGTCTAATTGTGAGCTGGTTAAGAAGTTTTTAGATCCAAACAACTATTCCGCAAACTACACTG AGATTGCCTTACAACAGGTTTCCATGTTCTTCCGATCAGAACCAAAGTGGGAGGTGGTGGAACCTTTGAAAGACATAG GTTGGAgaataaggaagaaatatttcttgATGAAGATTAAAAATCAGCCAAAGGAACGGCTAGTGTTAAGCTGG GCTGACCTTGGCCCGGACAAGTATTTGTCAGATAAAGATTTTCAGTGTCTAATCAAACTTCTGCCTTCCTGTTTG cACCCTTACATCTATCGAGTTACCTTTGCCACAGCTAATGAATCCTCAGCGTTGCTAATTAGGATGTTTAATGAGAAGGGAACGTTGAAGGATCTGATCTACAAG GCAAAACCAAAAGACCCATTTCTAAAGAAGTACTGCAACCCTAAGAAGATTCAGGGCCTGGAACTccagcaaataaaaacatatggaCGGCAAATATTAGAG GTACTGAAGTTTCTTCATGACAAGGGATTCCCTTATGGGCATCTTCACGCCTCCAACGTGATGCTCGATGGGGACACTTGCCGGCTGCTAGACCTTGAGAATTCCTTATTGGGCCTGCCTGCCTTCTACCGATCTTATTTTTCACAATTCAGGAAAATCAAT ACATTGGAAAGTGTGGATGTCCACTGCTTTGGCCACTTACTGTATGAAATGACTTATGGACGACCACCAGACTCGGTGCCTGTGGACTCCTTCCCTCCTGCTCCGTCCATGGCTGTGG TGGCCGTGTTGGAGTCTACGCTGTCTTGTGAAGCCTGTAAAAATGGCATGCCTACCGTCTCCCGGCTCTTACAGATGCC aTTATTCAGCGATGTTTTACTAACCACTTCTGAAAAACCACAGTTTAAG atCCCTACAAAGTTAAAAGAGGCATTGAGAATTGCCAAAGAATGTATAGAGAAGAGACTCATTGAAGAACAGAAACAG ATTCACCAGCATCGAAGACTGACAAGAGCTCAGTCACACCATGGAtctgaggaggaaagaaagaaaagaaagattttagcTCGAAAG AAGTCAAAACGATCTGCTCTTGAAAATAGTGAGGAGCATTCAGCGAAGTACAACAACTCCAATAATTCAG CAGGATCTGGGGCCAGCTCACCTCTCACGTCCCCGTCATCGCCAACTCCACCCTCTACATCAG AGCATGCACCATTTTGA